Genomic segment of Pseudomonas sp. DY-1:
TCCCCGCGGAAACCGGTCGGCCTGCTTACCATCCTGCTGTTCTGTTGAAGATCTACATCTCGGCTACCTTAATCGCATCCAGTCCAGTCGCCGCCCCGAACGCGAGGCACAGCGCAACGTTGAGCTGATGTGGCTGACCGGACGCCTGATGCCGGACTTCAAGACTATCGCCAACTTCCGAAAGGCCAAGACCTCGGCCGCGGCCGCAGCGGGTCGCTTTGGCAGCGATGAAGGCCTGAAACCCCATTGGCGGCCAGCTGAACGCGTCGCACAGCATCGCGGAAGCCGCACGTGCCCGAATCAGTGAATGACCCGGATCGACACGCCAGGCGCCCAAAGGGCCTCTGGGCGCTGCTAAAACCATCCAGCATCCAGCTATCCATCACCCGCTGTGTTTTTACACGGCCTGGGCCATCTCCAACCTGTCCCGCCCCAGCGCCTTCGCGCGGTAAAGCGCATCGTCAACACGCTTGAAGAAGGCTTCGGCGCTGCCAGCGTCGCGCTCGTCGAGGCAACCGAGACCCAGACTCGTGGTTACCGGCAAATGCTGGTCGCCAAGCTGGAAGCCCCGATTGGCCAGGTCCTCGCGGAACTGTTCGGCCAGGTGGCGGGCCTGTTCCATGCTGGTATCGGGCATCAATACGCCGAACTCCTCGCCCCCCAGGCGCAGCAGTGCGTCGCTGTCGCGGCGGAAGAATTCGCGCATGCGCTCGCCGAACGCCTGCAGACAGGCATCGCCCATGCTATGGCCGTGCTCGTCGTTGATCCGCTTGAAGAAGTCGATGTCCATCAGCAGCAACGACAGCTCGCTCCCGTGGCGCTGGGCGGCGGCGCACATGGCCGGGAACAGGTTGTTGAACTGGTAGCGGTTGCCCAGTTGGGTCAGGCCATCGGTGCGGCTCAGGGTGTCCAGGCGCTGGCGCTGCTCCAGCAACTGCAGCTCCAGGGCGAGCATGGTGCCGTACTCGCGGTGGCTGCGATTCAGCGCCAGCAGCAGGTAGCTGAGGTAGAAGGTGAGGGTGACCAGCTCGGCACGCGAACCGTCCGCGGAAACACCCAGAACGACCAGGCCCGGCAGGTACAACAGCAGGATGGCGATGATTGCGCGACTTCGGCGCATGGCAAAGTTGAAGGCCATCGCGGTACTGAAGGCGATGGTCGCCAGGGTGCCGATAAGGCTGGAAGAGTGGAAGTCGGGCGCCAGCAGTACCCAGGCGTGGGCCAGGCCCCAGCCGATGGACGACACTAGGATCACGCCCCAATGCCGGTCCAGCCAGTGCTGCAGTTCGGCTTCGCTTCCTTCTGCCGGTGGATGGTGCAGCAGGCGCGCTGCCAGCATCAGGGCGAAGAATCCGCTACCGAGCAGCCCCACGGCCAGGTGTCCCATGGGGGCTGCGCTGAACAGCCAGCAGAGCAGCCAGGCCAGGAGGTAATAGACGCCGCCGAGTCTTGTGCGTGTGCGGGTGTCCTGCACTTCGCGCCAGAGGCTGAACCGCTCTGGGGAATGGGGTAAATCGGCATCGGTCATCTTTTTGTGATCACAGATACAGCAGAGGTCGGCTGAGCTTAGCCGTTCTCTCTCAGCATTGACATCAGATTGATATCGCTGCCGTTTATCCCCGACGAATGAGCCAGACGCCTCCGACGATCAGCGCCAGGCCGGCCAGTTTGCCGATGCTGATGGGGGCCTCGCGGAAGCCGGCCCAGCCGAAGTGATCCAGCGTCAGCGCCATGCTCAGTTGGCCAGCCAGCACCAGCGTCATGAACAGCAGCGCGCCAATTCGCGGACCTGCGAATGCAGCGGTGGCGATGAATACGGCGCCCAGCAGGCCACCGCTCCACTGCCACCAGCTCACCCCCTTGAGCGCATCGAGGGTCGGCAGCTCGCGCTGTATCAGCACTACGGTGAGCAAGGCCAGGGTGCCGACCACGAAGGACACCAGGGCAGCGCTCATGACGCTGGAAATCTGCTTGGCCAGTTGGCCATTGATGCCGGCCTGCAGGGGCAGGAAGGCACCGGCGACGAAGGGCAGGGCGAGCAGCCACCAGGCCTTGGGCATGGCGATCTCCGGGGGAATTCGAGGGGGGCATAGTATGCCCGACGTCGTTCACGGATAGCGCTTTGATCGCCGGACGAGGGGCTGTCTTTTCGCTGCAGCCCACGCCGCTCGTGGGCTGCAGGGCGCCTTATACAAACTGTTAATACCAAGTCGAAGATTGTCGATGGCTGCTTCGTGAACTGTCATGGCTCCAGGAGTACGGGGCTGAGGGGCCCCTGCGAATAGGCATGACGAGGTAGGGAAGCAAATGGACAACAAGACGAGTTGGATCAATCTGGGCACTGCCCTGACCCTGGCAATGGTGTTTTCCCTTACCGGGTGCAGCAGCGGCGGCGGTGGCTCGAAGAGCTTCGTGGACAGCGCGAGCAGCGATACGCCAGCGGATGCTTCGACTGGCACTGATAGCGGAACGGGTGTCGATGGCGGCGCTGGCGGTGGAGTGGTGGATGGTGGCGTCGGAGGAGGGAGTGGCGGCGGCGTGGTGGGTGGCGGAACCGGTGGCGGTACGGGCGGTGGCGTGGTGGATGGCGGCACAGGCGGCGGCACCGGTGGTGGAACTGGAGGCGGAACCGGTGGTGGTACTGGAGGCGGTACCGGTGGCGGCACGGGCGGTGGCGTGGTGGATGGCGGCACAGGCGGCGGTACCGGTGGTGGAACTGGAGGCGGAACCGGTGGCGGTACGGGCGGTGGCGTGGTGGATGGCGGCACAGGCGGCACCGGTGGTGGTACTGGAGGCGGTACCGGTGGCGGCACGGGCGGTGGCGTGGTGGATGGCGGTACCGGCGGAGGCTCAGGTGGCGGAACTGGAGGCGGCTCGGGTGGCGGTAGTGGCGGCGGAACCACTGTTCCCAGCCTGGTGACTGCCGAAGTGCTGCAGGACGCCGGGGGCATCGTCTCGGGTGCTGGCAACGCGGCCGAGCAACTGGGCCAGGTAGTCGGCAACATCCCGCTCGCCGGTAACGAGGACCTCACGGGGGGCGCGGGTGATCTGTTGTCTTCCGTTGGCCAGGCCACTGATAGCCTGGGCGATGGCATCAAGAATGGCGTTGGTCAGTTGGGTTCTGACGGCAATGCGCTGGGCACCACCGTTGCTTCGGTGGGTGAAGCGGTGAACGATCTGGGCGAAGGCGTTTCGGCTCTGGGCGATGGTGTGAAGGCCTTCTCCGACTCATCCGCCGTGCAGCATCTGCCGGTACTAGGCGACGCCGTCGGTGGCGTGACCGACAGGGTGGGCACGTTGGTGGATGGCGTTGGCGAAAAGGTCTCCATGCTCGGCAACACACTGGACACCGCCGCGACTTCCGGCCCGCTGGGTGAGGTCACCGGTGCCGTCGGCGCCAGGCTGGTGCCCGTGGTCAGCCTGGCGGAAGGCGTCACCGGCAAACTCGGTACCGCGACCGGGCTTAACGAGCCGGTGGGCGGCCTGCTGGACAAGGTCGGGGACACCCTCGGCACGGTAGGTGACACAGTTGCCGATGGCGTCGATAACCCCGTGGGGCAAGCTGTCGGCGACACCCTGGGTAAGACCGGCGATGCCCTGTCCACCAGTGGCGGCTTGCTCGACCAGCAGGAAGGCAGCAACACGCCGCAGGCGAGCCTGGATGCCGTGGTCAGTAATGTGACTGATGCCACCAGCCAGCTCGGCCAGCAGACCGGCATCGCCACCCCCGTGGACAACCTGCTGGAAACCGCTGGTGGCGTGATAGCCGGGGCTGGTGGCGGCCTGGACGCCGGCAGCAACAACGGCCTGGTCAGCGCAGCGGGCGGCGCCGTGTTGGAAACCGGGCAGACGGTGGCATCCCTCGGCACCCTCGTGGGCGGTGACGGCATCACCAATAGCCCTGTCGGCGTACCGGTGGCTGCGGTCACCAGCAATGTCGGCGCCGCACTGACTCCAGTGGTTCAGGGCGTTGATGGCGCTACGCAGCAACTGGGTGCGAGCACCGGACTGGGCGACCCTGCCGGCAATCTGGTGCAGCAGGTAGGGGGCGCCGTAGCCGGCCTTGGCCAGCAAGTCGACACCTCCAGCAGCAACCCGGTAGTCGGTCAGGTTGGGCAAACGGTCGATGGTGCCGGCCAGGTCGTCGAACAGGTCGGTGACCTGCTCCAGGGTGGTAGCAGCGCGCCGGGCGGCGCACTCGGCGGCCTTGGCGCCACGCTGCAAGGCAGCGTCACCGGTAGCGTGAGCGGCAGTCTCGGCACCGGCCTGCTGGGTGGCCAGCGGAACTGACCCGCCTCCGTCGGGCTCCCGAGCGGAGCCCGGCGCTCTCCTGCCCTATCCGGCGACGCGCTCAGGGAGTGACCCATGCGTGCTTCAGCAGTACTGCTCGCACTTGGCTGCGTGGTGCTCAACCATGCCCAGGCACAACAGAGTCCGGTCTATCTCAACAGCAACGAAATCGAACGTCAGCTACCCGCCCCCAACCTGCCGACCGATGCCTATCGGCCCAAGGCGCCTTCGCTCAAATTGCCGGAGGCGACTAAACCGCAGCCGCTGATGATGAGTACCCGCGTGAGGGTTCGTGAGGTGAGGATCGAGGGCGGCAGTATCTACCCCTCGGCCCAGTTGAATGCGATCTACCAGCCCTTTGTGGGTCGCGAGGTGAGCCTGGGCGAACTGATCGAAGCCACCCGTGGACTGACCCGGCGCTACCAGGGCGATGGCTACCTGTTGTCCTACGCGTTCCTCCCGGTGCAAGGCTTCGAGCAGGGGAGGGTGCGGGTGGTATTGGTGGAGGGGTATGTAAAGGACTACCAGGTCGAGGGCGACATCGGCGCCGTGCGCGCCCACGTCGACAAACTCGTCGCGAGGTTGCAGGCCGAGCGACCGCTGACCCGCAAGACCTTCGAGCGTTACACCAGCCTGATGGCGCGCGTTCCCGGCGTCACCCTGATCGCACGGGTGCCGCCGCCGGCCACTACCGATGGCGCCAGCCGCCTGCAGATACAGGCATCGCGCAAACCCTGGACCAGCAGCCTCAATTTCAGCGAAGACAATCGTGGTAGTGCGCAGGCGGTGCTGGGGCTCTCCAGCAACGCCCAGACCGCCATGGCCGAGCAGGTCAGCTTCAGCGTGCTGGCACCGCCCGGTAAAGACGACGAGCGCTACTACCGGCTCGACTACAGCCAGTACCTGGGTAGCGATGGCACGCGCCTGAACCTCTATGGCTCGCATTACCGCAGCCAGCCCGAAGACAACCTGCGCCTGGCCAACGGTCTGGAGCTGGAGCGTCACCTGAACAACGACCGTCTCTCGATTGGCGTAAGCCATCCGGTCATCGCCGCACAGAAGGAATGGCTGAGCCTCGGCGCGCGCCTCTATGGCGTGAACGACCGGGTACGCTACGAGGTGGTCGGCTTCCCCCTCGGCATCGATGCTGATACCGACCTGCGCGCCATCGCGTTCGAGGGCGACTGGAGCCGCTCCGATGATCGCCGTCTGCGCATTCTCAGCGCCGGTCTCTATCGGGGAATGGATGCTTTGGGCGCACGCACCGACAGTGACCTGTTCGATCTGGAGTTCACCCGCTTGCGCCTGTCCGGTGTGCAGAGCGAACGTTTCGGCAAGAACTGGCAAGGCGTGCTGTCCGCCGCGCTGTACTGGAGCGAAGACAGCCTGCCGGATGCGGAGCAGGCGGTGTTCGGTGGCCAGAACTTCGGTCGTGGCTACCCGAGCGACCAGGCATCAGGCGACAAGGGGTGGGGTGCGGCCGTTGAGCTGAACTACAGCCATCGACGAGAGGGCCGCTGGGTTCGCCTGCTTCAGCCCTACGTGGTGGTCGATACCGCGCAGGCCTGGTTCAACGAGCAGCCTCTGCCCCGCTCGCATCTCTCGTCCCTGGCAACGGGTGTGAGGATGGGGGACGCGCACTACTACAACGTCGCGTTGGAGGTAGCCAGGCCGATGTCGGACGAAGCCCTCGACAGCCGCAACCGCAGCCCGCGTGTGACCCTGAGTTTCAGCTACCAGTTGTAGCAACAAAAAGGCCGCCATCCCGGGCGGCCTTTTTCTTTCGATTCGCTTGTATCAGTTGCTGACCAGTTTCAACTGGGGCTGAGGGAACTGGTCCTTGATGACTTCCACCAGACGTTCCAGGTAGATGGGCTTGCGGAAGAAGTCGATGACATGCAGGCGCAGCACATCGATCACGTCGTCCATGTCGGCATGGCCTGAGGTCACGATCACTGGCAGGTGTTGCTTGTTGGTATGGGCACGTAGTCGCTGGATCAGTCGCATACCACTTTCCTCGGGCATGCGCAGATCGGTGACGACCAGGGAAATGTTGGGGTGGAGCAGCAAAAGGTCTATCGCGCTCCTGACCGAAGTGGCGGTGTGGCAGTAGAAGCCTTCGCCTTCGAGCATCTCTGCCAGTTCCTGCAGGATGTCTTCTTCGTCGTCGACCAGGAGCAACTGCTGTCGCAGCATTGGGGACTGGCTCATGGGAGGGCCTCCTGCCTGCGTTTATTCCTTGATGGTTCTGAGGTTTTTTGAGTTATTTGTTTTTTTGACTAAACGATCAGAGATTTGTGGTGATGGTTGTGAAAGTAGTATTGACCCAGGTCGATATGGTGTCGCTGAAAGTCACGATTACCGCGGCGACCATGGCGGCGACAATTGCATATTCAAGTCCGGATGCACCCTCTTCTTCCTTTGAGAACTTCACCAACTTCTTGAGCAGAGACTTCAGGGACATGGTTGTAAGCTCCTTGCCAGGTGGTTTGTTGCCTGAGGCAAGCTGAGCGTTGTCGACAGTTTTCGGTGATGCAACTGTAAGAAAGCATTAATACCAAAGGTATAGGTTTCGACGACTGTGGCTTTTCACCCGGAAGTGGGTGAAATATCCCCCGGAATTGGGGGGTGAGTCATCTGTAGAGACGAAGTTTGTATATATGCATGCGCAATTTTAGTGCGCCTGAAAATGACTATCAGGAGCCCGAAATAATTTTCCTTGCGTCGTGAAAACTTCTGCTAAACAGAGTTTCAGGGCAATAGACGAAGAGTGGATTGGCGGTTGCTGGCAGACCGCCTGGTGAAGATGCCCCCATACGCAGGGGCCTGTAGTTCTCACGGCAGAGGGAGTGCCAGATGAATAGCCGGATGACCATGGCTTTGGCCGCGGTGCTGTTGCTGGGCGCCTTGCTGGCCGGATATTGGGGGATAGTGCTCAGCCGCGCGCCGCAGGCAGCTCAAATGGCTTCGCCGACCGCTCCTGGCGAATCTTCCAACCAGTCCAACGATCCCGCCGACAAGCTGCGTACACCTGTCGTGGTCGCCGCCCGCCTTCTTGATCCGTTTACGGCTGTCACGGCCGAAGACCTGCGCGTCGAACAACTGCGCATCGCCCCGCCGGGTAGCTTCAGCAAGGTCGAAGACGTGATCGGTCGCCGGCCCTGGACACCTGTTCCGGCCGGCAGTTGGCTCAACCCGGCGAGTTTCGAGGCCGGTGGGCCGCTGGCCCGCATGATCCGCGCGGACGAGCGCGCCGTGGCGGTGCCTGTGGATGAAGTCGTGGGCGGCGGTGGCCACCTGCGCCCGGGGGACTATGTCGACGTGCTGCTGTTCCTGCGCGGCGAAGGCGGCAGTGGTCAGCAAAGCGCCCAGGTGGCGGTGCCAGCCTTGCGCCTGCTGAGCTTCGGCGAGGACCTGGGGCCGGATTCCGAAGGGCGCGCCAGCCAACCTGCGAAAGACGAAGAGAAAGCCCAGCGCCGGTCCCCCGCGACTGCTGTGCTGGCGGTCCCGGAGCAACAGGTGACACGGCTGATGTTGGCCAGCCAGGCCGGCTCCCTGCGCCTGGCGGTACGCAGCGCCGACGAACGCCTGCTGGAGCGCTACCAGGCTGGTGAACCTGGCGCCGCCCCCCTAGACGGTGCCAGCCGCCACCTCATTCCCCTCGAACAACTGGCCGCCTCGCCGGCGCCCCGCCGCGCCCCAACGCCCGCGCCGAAAGTCGTCTCCGCCGGCAAAGGACCGGGAGTCGCCATTTACCGCGGTGCTGATCTGACACGCCAGATCCCCTGACCCTGCAAGGAACGCCTGAAATGAAGCGTTGGATCGTATCCATGATCTTTCCCCTGCTTGGCTGTGCGCCCTTGGGCGTGTGGGCTGCGCCGGGTTGCGACGCGCTGGGCCAGGCCCCCGGCGTGGTGGAAGTGGGGCAGGGTCGCCAGGAGCTCATGAGCTACCCGCTGGCCATTACCCGCATTGCGGTGGGTGACCCCGCTGTGGCGGATGTCCAACTCGCCGACAAGCAATCCTTTCTGATCACGGGCAAGAAAGGCGGCGCCACCAGCCTGATGGTCTGGACCGGCTGCAGCCGTGAGCCGCGCCGCAGCCTGCTCTATGTTGGCGGCGCGGCCAGCAAGGCATTGGAGGCATCCTTGGCCGAGCCCATGGCGGAGGACGCCGTGACGAGCCAGGTGCAGACCGATATCCGCTTCGTCGAGGTCAGCCGGGGCAAGCTCAAACAGGCCAGTACCTCGCTGGTGCGCCAGGGCTCCAACCTCTTCGTGCTGGGTGCGCCGGGCAGTCTCAACAACATCACCGTCACGCCGGGCGGCGTTCTCGACGGCACTTTCGGTAGCCCCACTGGTGGCTTCGACATCATCTGGGGGGGCGGCAGCAGCAAGGTGCTGGGTTTCATCAATGCCCTGGAGAACAGCGGCTTCGCCTACACGCTGGCCAAACCGAGTCTCGTGGCGTTGAGCGGGCAGAGTGCGAGCTTCCTGGCCGGTGGAGAGTTTCCCGTTCCCGTACCTAACGGCGATGGTGACGACATCACCATCGAGTACAAAGAGTTCGGCGTGCGGCTGACCCTCACCCCTACCGTGGTCGGGCGCCAGCGGATTTCCCTGAAGGTGGCGCCGGAGGTCAGTGAACTGGACTTCAGTTCCGGTATCAGCATTGCCGGTACCCAGGTGCCGGCACTCAAGGTGCGGCGCACCGACACCAGCATTTCCCTGGCCGACGGTGAGAGCTTCGTCATCAGCGGCCTGATCAGCAGCCAGAACGTTGCCAACATCGACAAGTTTCCCGGCCTCGGCGACCTGCCAGTGATCGGCGCATTGTTCCGCTCTTCGCGGATCGACCGTGAGGATCGCGAATTGCTGATGATCGTCACCCCGCGCCTGGTGAAACCGCTGGCGGTGGACGCACAGCTGCCTGAGCTGCCGGGCGAGCGCTTGCGTCGCTACGACCCGGGTTTCTTCGACTTCTACCTCAACGAGCGTGGCGATTTCGACCGCCGTGCCGGGTTGTCGGAGTAAGGCACCATGAGCCAGACCTTCCTCGCGTTCACCCGCAACAGTGCCGACCTGGAATGGTTACAGGGTGCCCTGATGCCGCTAGGCCAGGTACTCAGCGCCGGCCGTGGTGCCCTTGACGAATTGCTCGGGCTGATCGAGGTCACTGGCGCCAGCCTGCTGTTCATCGGCCTGGACCGTGACAACCTGGTTGCCCAGACCTCCCTGATCGAAGGCGCCCTGAGCGCACGGCCGATGCTGGCGGTGGTGGCCATGGGCGATGGCCTGGACAACCAGTTGGTGCTCAACGCCATGCGAGCGGGCGCTCGCGACTTCGTGGCCTACGGGGCGCGTACCAGTGAAGTCGCCGGATTGGTGCGGCGCCTGGTGCAGCGGCTGCCGAGCGTCATGCCGACCCACAACGCCGGGCGCCTCACCGCCCTGTTCAGCCGCCAGCAGGATGCCGACGCGGCACTGCTTTCGGCGCATCTGGCGTTGGCCATCAATCAATGTGGCCAGCGCACCCTGTTGCTTGACCTTGGCCAACCCCAGGGCGACAGCCTGACTCTGCTGGGGCTGGAGGCGTCCTTCCACTTTGCCGATGCGCTGCGCAACTTGCGTCGCCTGGACACCGCGCTCATCGACAGCGCCTTCGGCAGCCACTCCGATGGTCTGCGGCTGCTGGTGCAGGAGGCGGGTGGCGAGACACTGGAGCGGATCAACGCCGCTGAGCTCTACCTGCTGCTCGGAACCTTGCGCCAGCACTTCCAGCACATCGTGGTGAACCTGGTCGGGCAACCTGACAGCGAGGCCCTGCGCATTCTCGTCGGAAACGCTGACCGGTTGCTCTGGTGCACCGACCAGAGCGTGCCGGATTGCCGCCGCAACATTGAATTGCTTGGCCGCTGGCGCGACGCCGGAGTGAAGTTGGAGCATGCGCAATTACTGGTAGACCGCCACCTGCGTGGCGTGGCGCCTGAATCCGAAGTGCTGGCCCGCTCCTTCAACCTACCGGTGGCGGAGGTCCTGCCCAACAGCCCCGAATTGCGAATGAACGCCAAGAACCAGGGACGCAGCCTGTTCGAACTGGCGCCCCGCGAGCGCCTCAGCCAACGCCTGCGCGAGCTGGGCGAGCGGCTGGCCTGCATCGAGCAACCCAGGACTCGGTCCTGGCAACGGCTGTGGAGCGTCCGGACATGAGCGGCGAAAGTGTCTTCGGCGGCGCTGTCCGCTATACCCAGCTAGGCCATAACGACCCGCAGGGCCTGAAGCTGGTGCTGCACCGCTACATCATCGACGCCATTGATGACGATGGCGTGAACGTCCTGGAAGGGGCACGCGGAGCCGTGTCCCAGTACGTCATCGACAAGGTGGTGGAGTTTGTCGGCCGCCATCACCTGGCGGTGTCGCGCTACGAAATGGAGCGCCTGGCCGAAGAGTTGGTGGATGAACTGACCGGCTTCGGACCGCTGGAGGTGCTGCTACGCGACCCCGGCGTCACCGAGATTCTGGTCAACGGCCCGTGCCGCATCTTCATCGAGCGTGAGGGCGTGCTGCACCAGAGCGATCTGCGCTTCATCGACGACCAGCACGTGCTGCGGGTGATCCAGCGCATCCTCGCGCCGCTCGGCCGGCGCCTCGACGAATCCAGCCCTATGGTCGACGCACGTCTGCCGGATGGCAGCCGGGTCAACGCCATCATCCCGCCCATCGCCTTGGACGGCCCCTGCATCTCGGTGCGCAAATTCCGCAAGGACCTGCTGCAAAGCTCCGACCTGCTGGCCTACCAGTCCCTGGATGAAGCCATGCTGCAATTCATCCGTCGCGCCGTGGGCGAGCGCTGCAACATCCTGGTCAGCGGCGGCACCGGAACCGGCAAGACCACGTTGCTCAATGTCATGAGCCTGTTGATCGACAGTCACGAGCGTCTGGTCACCATCGAAGACACTGCCGAACTACAACTCAACCACCCCCACGTGGTCCGCCTGGAAACCCGCCCGCCGAATGCCGAGGGGCGTGGCGAGGTGGGGGCCAGCGACCTGATTCGCAACGCCCTGCGCATGCGCCCGGACCGCATCATCCTCGGCGAAATCCGGGGTGTCGAAGTGCTCGACGTGCTGCAGGCGATGAACACCGGCCACGACGGCTCCATGAGTACTGTGCACGCCAACTCTGCGCTGGATTCGCTGCTGCGCCTGGAAACCCTGGTGGGACTCACAGGTCGCCAGGTGGCCGAGCGCACCTTGCGGCAGATGATCTGCGCTGCCCTCGACCTGGTGATCCAGCTTACCCGCCTGCCCAATGGCCGCCGCTGCGTCAGCG
This window contains:
- a CDS encoding pilus assembly protein; the encoded protein is MSQTFLAFTRNSADLEWLQGALMPLGQVLSAGRGALDELLGLIEVTGASLLFIGLDRDNLVAQTSLIEGALSARPMLAVVAMGDGLDNQLVLNAMRAGARDFVAYGARTSEVAGLVRRLVQRLPSVMPTHNAGRLTALFSRQQDADAALLSAHLALAINQCGQRTLLLDLGQPQGDSLTLLGLEASFHFADALRNLRRLDTALIDSAFGSHSDGLRLLVQEAGGETLERINAAELYLLLGTLRQHFQHIVVNLVGQPDSEALRILVGNADRLLWCTDQSVPDCRRNIELLGRWRDAGVKLEHAQLLVDRHLRGVAPESEVLARSFNLPVAEVLPNSPELRMNAKNQGRSLFELAPRERLSQRLRELGERLACIEQPRTRSWQRLWSVRT
- a CDS encoding ShlB/FhaC/HecB family hemolysin secretion/activation protein, which translates into the protein MRASAVLLALGCVVLNHAQAQQSPVYLNSNEIERQLPAPNLPTDAYRPKAPSLKLPEATKPQPLMMSTRVRVREVRIEGGSIYPSAQLNAIYQPFVGREVSLGELIEATRGLTRRYQGDGYLLSYAFLPVQGFEQGRVRVVLVEGYVKDYQVEGDIGAVRAHVDKLVARLQAERPLTRKTFERYTSLMARVPGVTLIARVPPPATTDGASRLQIQASRKPWTSSLNFSEDNRGSAQAVLGLSSNAQTAMAEQVSFSVLAPPGKDDERYYRLDYSQYLGSDGTRLNLYGSHYRSQPEDNLRLANGLELERHLNNDRLSIGVSHPVIAAQKEWLSLGARLYGVNDRVRYEVVGFPLGIDADTDLRAIAFEGDWSRSDDRRLRILSAGLYRGMDALGARTDSDLFDLEFTRLRLSGVQSERFGKNWQGVLSAALYWSEDSLPDAEQAVFGGQNFGRGYPSDQASGDKGWGAAVELNYSHRREGRWVRLLQPYVVVDTAQAWFNEQPLPRSHLSSLATGVRMGDAHYYNVALEVARPMSDEALDSRNRSPRVTLSFSYQL
- a CDS encoding response regulator gives rise to the protein MSQSPMLRQQLLLVDDEEDILQELAEMLEGEGFYCHTATSVRSAIDLLLLHPNISLVVTDLRMPEESGMRLIQRLRAHTNKQHLPVIVTSGHADMDDVIDVLRLHVIDFFRKPIYLERLVEVIKDQFPQPQLKLVSN
- the cpaB gene encoding Flp pilus assembly protein CpaB yields the protein MNSRMTMALAAVLLLGALLAGYWGIVLSRAPQAAQMASPTAPGESSNQSNDPADKLRTPVVVAARLLDPFTAVTAEDLRVEQLRIAPPGSFSKVEDVIGRRPWTPVPAGSWLNPASFEAGGPLARMIRADERAVAVPVDEVVGGGGHLRPGDYVDVLLFLRGEGGSGQQSAQVAVPALRLLSFGEDLGPDSEGRASQPAKDEEKAQRRSPATAVLAVPEQQVTRLMLASQAGSLRLAVRSADERLLERYQAGEPGAAPLDGASRHLIPLEQLAASPAPRRAPTPAPKVVSAGKGPGVAIYRGADLTRQIP
- a CDS encoding type II and III secretion system protein family protein — its product is MTLQGTPEMKRWIVSMIFPLLGCAPLGVWAAPGCDALGQAPGVVEVGQGRQELMSYPLAITRIAVGDPAVADVQLADKQSFLITGKKGGATSLMVWTGCSREPRRSLLYVGGAASKALEASLAEPMAEDAVTSQVQTDIRFVEVSRGKLKQASTSLVRQGSNLFVLGAPGSLNNITVTPGGVLDGTFGSPTGGFDIIWGGGSSKVLGFINALENSGFAYTLAKPSLVALSGQSASFLAGGEFPVPVPNGDGDDITIEYKEFGVRLTLTPTVVGRQRISLKVAPEVSELDFSSGISIAGTQVPALKVRRTDTSISLADGESFVISGLISSQNVANIDKFPGLGDLPVIGALFRSSRIDREDRELLMIVTPRLVKPLAVDAQLPELPGERLRRYDPGFFDFYLNERGDFDRRAGLSE
- a CDS encoding CpaF family protein; its protein translation is MSGESVFGGAVRYTQLGHNDPQGLKLVLHRYIIDAIDDDGVNVLEGARGAVSQYVIDKVVEFVGRHHLAVSRYEMERLAEELVDELTGFGPLEVLLRDPGVTEILVNGPCRIFIEREGVLHQSDLRFIDDQHVLRVIQRILAPLGRRLDESSPMVDARLPDGSRVNAIIPPIALDGPCISVRKFRKDLLQSSDLLAYQSLDEAMLQFIRRAVGERCNILVSGGTGTGKTTLLNVMSLLIDSHERLVTIEDTAELQLNHPHVVRLETRPPNAEGRGEVGASDLIRNALRMRPDRIILGEIRGVEVLDVLQAMNTGHDGSMSTVHANSALDSLLRLETLVGLTGRQVAERTLRQMICAALDLVIQLTRLPNGRRCVSEVVEVVGVRDDVYVTNCLFRLDRASGRFISEAVNPAGEKLRQAVGGGR
- a CDS encoding Flp family type IVb pilin, with the protein product MSLKSLLKKLVKFSKEEEGASGLEYAIVAAMVAAVIVTFSDTISTWVNTTFTTITTNL
- a CDS encoding collagen-like triple helix repeat-containing protein, coding for MDNKTSWINLGTALTLAMVFSLTGCSSGGGGSKSFVDSASSDTPADASTGTDSGTGVDGGAGGGVVDGGVGGGSGGGVVGGGTGGGTGGGVVDGGTGGGTGGGTGGGTGGGTGGGTGGGTGGGVVDGGTGGGTGGGTGGGTGGGTGGGVVDGGTGGTGGGTGGGTGGGTGGGVVDGGTGGGSGGGTGGGSGGGSGGGTTVPSLVTAEVLQDAGGIVSGAGNAAEQLGQVVGNIPLAGNEDLTGGAGDLLSSVGQATDSLGDGIKNGVGQLGSDGNALGTTVASVGEAVNDLGEGVSALGDGVKAFSDSSAVQHLPVLGDAVGGVTDRVGTLVDGVGEKVSMLGNTLDTAATSGPLGEVTGAVGARLVPVVSLAEGVTGKLGTATGLNEPVGGLLDKVGDTLGTVGDTVADGVDNPVGQAVGDTLGKTGDALSTSGGLLDQQEGSNTPQASLDAVVSNVTDATSQLGQQTGIATPVDNLLETAGGVIAGAGGGLDAGSNNGLVSAAGGAVLETGQTVASLGTLVGGDGITNSPVGVPVAAVTSNVGAALTPVVQGVDGATQQLGASTGLGDPAGNLVQQVGGAVAGLGQQVDTSSSNPVVGQVGQTVDGAGQVVEQVGDLLQGGSSAPGGALGGLGATLQGSVTGSVSGSLGTGLLGGQRN
- a CDS encoding DMT family transporter — its product is MPKAWWLLALPFVAGAFLPLQAGINGQLAKQISSVMSAALVSFVVGTLALLTVVLIQRELPTLDALKGVSWWQWSGGLLGAVFIATAAFAGPRIGALLFMTLVLAGQLSMALTLDHFGWAGFREAPISIGKLAGLALIVGGVWLIRRG
- a CDS encoding GGDEF domain-containing protein, which codes for MTDADLPHSPERFSLWREVQDTRTRTRLGGVYYLLAWLLCWLFSAAPMGHLAVGLLGSGFFALMLAARLLHHPPAEGSEAELQHWLDRHWGVILVSSIGWGLAHAWVLLAPDFHSSSLIGTLATIAFSTAMAFNFAMRRSRAIIAILLLYLPGLVVLGVSADGSRAELVTLTFYLSYLLLALNRSHREYGTMLALELQLLEQRQRLDTLSRTDGLTQLGNRYQFNNLFPAMCAAAQRHGSELSLLLMDIDFFKRINDEHGHSMGDACLQAFGERMREFFRRDSDALLRLGGEEFGVLMPDTSMEQARHLAEQFREDLANRGFQLGDQHLPVTTSLGLGCLDERDAGSAEAFFKRVDDALYRAKALGRDRLEMAQAV